Part of the Desulfofalx alkaliphila DSM 12257 genome, AGCATATAAATCATATGTAGGGACTAAAGAGGAAATATTGGATAAGACAGATAAAATATTGTCGGAAATGTGTGACCATAGTAAGCGAGCAGCGGCAACCTTTAAACAATATAATGAATCACTAATAAGTGAAGAAGAGTTTATTAAAGCAATGCAAGACATGGAAGATAGGGTAAGGAAATTATATATTGATTCCACTAATATACCACTTCCCACAGAAGAATTAAAAAATTATTTAGATATATGCAATAATGTGTTTACGATAATCGATAACATGTTTATGTATTATTCAGACAAAGGTATTAACACCTGGGATTCAAGTAGTAGAAATTTTCAAATGAATGAGTCAATAAAGGAATTAGATAAAATACTACCCGTGGTAGAATATGAGAGAAATAAAATTAGATGACGTTTTTGAGAAGAAGCACGATAAAGGATGGGAAGATAACATGAAAATTTATTCAAGAGATTATTCGATTCTTACGCAAGAAGAATTAAAAAAATGGGAAGTTTTAAAGGAAAAGGAGATTGTGAGTAGTTTAGGTGATGACTTGGTTATTAGAAAAAATCTTTATAGAGAATATCCAGTAGCTGTTAGACACTTTATAAGTTTATTTCCAAATAATCATTTGGATATTATGGATTTACAACAAGCTACCCATTTAAAAGTATTAACCGAAGAATTTTACCGAATTATAAATAACCCTTCAACAACAGAAAGGTTTATTCTAAACTGGATCAGTCAAACAAAAGCCTATTTTATTATTGCATCTATTATGAAAAGCTCATATTCATTTGGTCATCATGACGCTTATATTTTTCCAGAATTTCAATTGGGTAATTCTTATCAAGTGGACTATCTTCTTGTTGGCAAAAATTCTGGAGGATATGAATTTGTTTTTGTAGAACTGGAGCACCCCAATAAAAACATAACTTTAGCTAACGGTCACTTAGGTGATGCGATTAGAAAGGGTGAGAGGCAAGTAATAGACTGGAAATATTGGTTAGAGGCTAATTATACAACAATTTATGAAACGTTTAATAAATACAAA contains:
- a CDS encoding Shedu anti-phage system protein SduA domain-containing protein; its protein translation is MREIKLDDVFEKKHDKGWEDNMKIYSRDYSILTQEELKKWEVLKEKEIVSSLGDDLVIRKNLYREYPVAVRHFISLFPNNHLDIMDLQQATHLKVLTEEFYRIINNPSTTERFILNWISQTKAYFIIASIMKSSYSFGHHDAYIFPEFQLGNSYQVDYLLVGKNSGGYEFVFVELEHPNKNITLANGHLGDAIRKGERQVIDWKYWLEANYTTIYETFNKYKSPERNLPIEFMKYDSTRVHYAVVAGRRNDFNERTYQLKRQKKLENILLLHYDNLYDSAKAVIGELTY